From the genome of Scytonema hofmannii PCC 7110, one region includes:
- a CDS encoding tetratricopeptide repeat protein, protein MAEFSTLNTQEPQSYNNLALLYDDQGRYSEAEPLLQKALSIAELSLGVDHPSTATIRENLKLLGDNYT, encoded by the coding sequence ATTGCGGAATTTAGCACGTTAAATACGCAAGAGCCCCAAAGTTACAACAACCTGGCTCTACTCTACGACGACCAAGGACGGTACAGCGAAGCGGAACCACTGTTACAAAAAGCATTGTCAATTGCAGAACTTAGCTTAGGAGTAGATCATCCCAGTACAGCCACTATCCGTGAAAATCTGAAATTGTTGGGCGATAATTACACTTAA
- a CDS encoding IS1634 family transposase: MFPISDAKIKNIDHLGIVAGLIDEIGIVEIINSKLGIDTREKISAGILVKAILINGLGFVSRPLYLFSQFFEDKGIEILLGSEVKKDYMNDDKLGRVMDKLYKYGLNNLFIEIGLSVIKKFQINTKYSHLDATSFHLHGEYKSGENQEKEEVSRERPIIVTKGYSRDHRPDLKQCILDLITSSDGDIPLLMRAGDGNEADKAVFGKILVEFKKQIDFESIMVCDSALYSQENLQLIEHLKWISRVPMTIKKAQGLVKFVEIEEISPEERDKRAALNLEGYKWKEEIVNYGGIKQIWLIVESQNRKISDLEKLEKKLKKEKEKVEKQLKAFKKEDFETPEQARYRLKAINKKLKLFEIKDVQIFESQSKENQTIYKISGVIHEKIEEIEIQRKEAGRFILATNLVDENKLEPEEILRNYKNQQSCERGFRFLKDPLFFVDSFFVENPERIETMLFLMSLCLLVYNLGQRQLRNSLKRVKMGIKNQLGKLTFSPTLRWVFQCFQGIHILILNGVSQIVNLTEERHFILNNLPSSCQKYYLLS, translated from the coding sequence ATGTTCCCAATCTCAGATGCGAAAATTAAGAATATCGACCACTTAGGAATAGTAGCTGGGCTGATTGACGAAATAGGAATAGTTGAAATAATAAATTCTAAATTAGGAATAGACACCCGAGAGAAGATTTCAGCGGGAATATTGGTGAAAGCAATTTTAATCAATGGATTAGGATTTGTATCAAGACCTTTATATTTATTTAGCCAGTTTTTTGAAGATAAAGGAATCGAAATATTATTGGGTTCAGAGGTAAAAAAAGATTATATGAATGACGATAAACTGGGAAGAGTCATGGATAAATTATATAAATATGGATTGAATAATCTGTTTATAGAAATTGGATTATCAGTGATTAAAAAATTTCAGATAAATACAAAATATTCACATCTGGATGCGACATCATTTCATCTACATGGAGAATATAAAAGTGGAGAAAATCAGGAAAAAGAAGAAGTAAGCAGAGAAAGACCAATAATTGTAACCAAAGGATATTCTCGTGACCATAGACCAGATTTGAAACAATGTATTTTAGATTTAATTACGAGTAGTGATGGAGATATACCATTATTAATGAGAGCGGGAGATGGTAATGAAGCGGATAAAGCCGTATTTGGAAAAATTTTAGTAGAGTTTAAAAAGCAAATAGATTTTGAAAGTATTATGGTCTGCGATAGCGCATTATATAGTCAAGAAAATCTCCAATTAATTGAACATCTAAAATGGATAAGTAGAGTACCGATGACAATTAAAAAAGCACAGGGATTAGTGAAGTTTGTAGAAATAGAAGAGATAAGTCCAGAAGAAAGAGATAAAAGAGCAGCCCTAAACTTAGAAGGATATAAATGGAAAGAAGAAATAGTAAATTATGGTGGAATTAAACAAATATGGCTAATAGTAGAAAGTCAAAACAGAAAAATTAGTGATTTAGAAAAGCTAGAGAAAAAGCTAAAAAAAGAAAAAGAAAAAGTTGAAAAGCAGTTGAAAGCATTCAAAAAAGAAGATTTTGAAACACCGGAGCAAGCCAGATACAGACTAAAAGCCATTAATAAGAAATTGAAACTATTTGAAATTAAAGATGTTCAAATTTTTGAAAGTCAATCAAAAGAGAATCAGACTATTTATAAAATATCAGGAGTCATTCATGAAAAAATAGAAGAGATAGAAATCCAAAGAAAAGAAGCAGGAAGGTTTATTTTAGCAACTAATTTAGTAGACGAGAATAAGTTAGAGCCAGAAGAAATTCTGAGAAATTATAAAAATCAACAATCATGTGAACGAGGATTTAGATTTCTGAAAGACCCATTATTTTTTGTTGATAGTTTTTTTGTAGAAAATCCTGAAAGAATAGAGACGATGTTATTTTTAATGTCTCTGTGTTTATTAGTTTATAATCTCGGTCAAAGGCAACTAAGAAACAGCTTAAAAAGAGTCAAGATGGGAATCAAAAATCAATTAGGAAAATTAACTTTTAGTCCTACATTAAGGTGGGTATTTCAATGTTTTCAAGGAATTCATATTTTAATTTTAAACGGTGTTAGTCAAATAGTTAATTTAACAGAAGAGCGTCATTTTATTTTGAATAATCTGCCATCATCTTGTCAAAAATATTATTTGCTTTCTTAA
- a CDS encoding CHAT domain-containing protein, which yields MKCKRIQSILVLANGIRSYTSKTHLRGFQNLNFSRVRVGGLNLYSREFYSLAPFLRKIILVATLSFILSFNIPTLFSATAQQPVVIQQSAIALLQAGKKSYDEGLFAEAIQTLQQAAKIYAARGETLNQAQTLSFLSLAQQKLGQFQEAEQAISTSLFLLKDLPDNKDITQIRALVLNAQAHLQFVKGNAETALETWQNTEKLYSQIRDRTGIIGSKINQTLALQVLGLYRRADKIITQIEQEIYKEPDPSFKVAGLLNIGQIRRQGRDLEQSQKILKMGLEVAQKMRSPEVQSKVLLSLGNTESALARNAKVSKNLKNAQNYTQKALNSYQQAANIAISPQTKIQANLNQLSVLLENRQYSSLPVLLPQIRISLEKLPKSRASIYARVNFAQNLIKWSLDRKENITQILNIAIEQARNLTDKRAESYALGTLGEVYEKTSDWAKAIEFTRSALVIAQAINAPDIAYRWQWQMGRLLQMQAEKTHHNKNTDTKAVSYYTQAFNTLNNLRGDLVVLNPEVQFSFRETVEPVYRQLVDLLLRDLNPNRDRLIQARDVMEALQLAELDNFFGDACAKPEKVKIDDLDPHAAVIYPIILPDRLEVVIKLPGTDNLRHYGNQNVSDTQVDEAVKRLRQSLKRRSTSPNQIKKEAQQIYDWLIKPFEAELENTKNREESQIKNLVFVLDGSLRNLPMAVLHNGTRYLIERYAVSVTSGLQLLEPKPLLRESLRVLVGGAIDAPSFEKEGLGAINNVAVELEGVKKNVQRTQMLENQTFLQQNIQKQINSNPYNIVHLATHGKFSSNPEQTFILDWQKRIKVKDFDSLLNLDYQRSSKPIELLILSACETATGDNRAALGLAGVAIKAGARSTLASLWQVNDASTAQFMIKFYQELKNPQVTKAEALRNAQRAFLKEFSSTDYNRPYHWASFILVGNWF from the coding sequence ATGAAATGCAAACGGATTCAATCCATTCTAGTTTTAGCGAATGGAATTCGCAGCTATACAAGCAAAACCCACCTACGTGGGTTTCAAAACCTTAATTTTTCAAGAGTCCGCGTAGGCGGACTTAATTTGTATAGCCGCGAATTCTATTCGCTGGCACCTTTCTTGCGTAAAATTATCTTGGTTGCGACTCTCAGCTTTATACTCAGCTTCAATATCCCAACATTATTTTCTGCCACTGCACAGCAACCTGTTGTGATTCAGCAATCCGCGATCGCGTTATTACAAGCAGGTAAAAAAAGTTATGATGAAGGACTATTTGCTGAGGCAATACAAACGTTACAACAGGCGGCAAAAATATACGCCGCCAGAGGAGAAACCCTCAACCAAGCTCAAACACTCAGTTTTCTTTCTTTAGCTCAACAGAAGTTAGGTCAATTCCAAGAAGCAGAACAAGCTATTTCTACTAGTTTATTTTTATTAAAAGACTTACCTGATAATAAAGATATAACTCAAATTCGTGCTTTAGTTTTGAATGCTCAAGCACATTTACAATTTGTTAAGGGTAATGCTGAAACTGCTTTGGAAACTTGGCAAAATACAGAGAAACTTTATAGTCAAATTCGCGATCGCACAGGAATTATTGGGAGTAAAATCAATCAAACTTTAGCACTACAAGTTTTAGGGCTTTACCGTCGTGCTGATAAAATTATCACTCAGATAGAACAAGAAATTTATAAAGAACCCGATCCCTCTTTTAAAGTTGCTGGTTTACTAAATATCGGTCAGATTCGCAGACAGGGGAGAGATTTGGAACAATCTCAGAAAATTTTAAAGATGGGACTAGAAGTGGCTCAAAAAATGCGATCGCCTGAAGTTCAAAGTAAAGTTTTACTGAGTTTGGGCAATACTGAGAGCGCATTAGCCAGAAATGCAAAAGTCTCGAAAAACTTAAAAAATGCTCAAAATTATACTCAAAAAGCTTTAAATTCTTATCAACAAGCAGCTAATATTGCCATCTCACCGCAGACAAAAATTCAAGCAAATCTCAATCAACTTTCTGTCTTGCTTGAAAATCGGCAATATTCCTCTCTTCCAGTTTTGCTGCCACAAATTAGGATTTCCTTAGAGAAATTACCGAAGAGTCGAGCTTCCATATATGCTCGTGTAAATTTTGCTCAAAATTTAATCAAATGGTCATTAGACAGAAAAGAAAACATAACTCAAATACTAAATATTGCCATTGAGCAAGCAAGAAATTTAACAGACAAAAGAGCAGAATCCTATGCTTTGGGAACGCTTGGTGAAGTATATGAAAAAACTTCAGACTGGGCAAAGGCGATAGAATTTACTCGCTCGGCTTTAGTTATTGCTCAAGCGATAAATGCACCTGATATTGCCTATCGCTGGCAATGGCAAATGGGGCGGTTGCTTCAAATGCAAGCCGAAAAAACACATCACAACAAAAATACTGACACCAAAGCAGTGAGTTACTACACTCAAGCATTTAATACTCTGAATAATTTACGGGGCGATTTAGTCGTTCTCAATCCCGAAGTGCAGTTTTCTTTCCGAGAAACTGTAGAACCAGTATATCGCCAGTTAGTGGATTTACTTTTGCGAGATCTGAACCCCAATCGCGATCGCTTGATTCAAGCCCGTGACGTGATGGAAGCGCTCCAGTTAGCAGAACTAGATAACTTTTTTGGAGATGCTTGTGCCAAACCAGAAAAAGTCAAAATTGATGATTTAGATCCTCATGCAGCCGTTATCTATCCGATTATTCTACCAGACCGTTTAGAAGTTGTTATCAAATTACCAGGCACTGATAACTTACGTCATTATGGAAATCAAAATGTTTCTGACACTCAAGTAGACGAAGCTGTTAAACGACTGCGACAATCTTTAAAAAGACGCAGCACCAGCCCCAATCAGATCAAAAAAGAAGCTCAACAAATTTATGATTGGTTGATAAAACCTTTTGAAGCTGAATTAGAAAATACTAAAAATCGAGAGGAAAGTCAGATAAAAAATTTAGTATTTGTTCTAGACGGTTCATTGCGTAATTTACCAATGGCAGTTCTCCACAATGGAACAAGATACCTCATAGAAAGATATGCTGTGAGTGTCACCTCTGGCTTGCAACTTCTCGAACCCAAACCACTTTTGAGAGAATCGCTACGTGTCTTAGTAGGTGGTGCTATAGATGCTCCCAGTTTTGAAAAGGAAGGTTTAGGAGCCATCAATAACGTAGCGGTAGAACTGGAGGGAGTCAAGAAAAACGTTCAGCGTACACAAATGTTGGAAAATCAAACATTTCTCCAGCAAAACATCCAAAAACAAATTAATTCCAATCCCTATAATATCGTTCACCTAGCAACTCACGGTAAATTCAGTTCTAACCCAGAGCAAACTTTTATTTTAGATTGGCAAAAACGTATCAAAGTTAAGGATTTTGATAGCTTACTGAATTTAGATTATCAAAGAAGTTCCAAACCCATTGAATTACTTATTCTTAGTGCTTGCGAAACTGCAACAGGAGACAATCGAGCAGCTTTGGGACTAGCAGGAGTAGCAATCAAAGCAGGCGCACGCAGTACACTAGCTAGCTTGTGGCAAGTCAACGATGCCTCAACTGCTCAATTTATGATTAAATTCTACCAAGAATTGAAGAATCCTCAAGTAACAAAAGCAGAAGCATTACGAAATGCCCAACGTGCTTTCTTAAAAGAGTTTTCTAGCACAGATTATAACCGCCCTTATCATTGGGCATCCTTTATTCTCGTAGGAAATTGGTTTTGA
- a CDS encoding UPF0175 family protein, which produces MKISLDIPKDAFKTCYSSPEEFASALRKAAAIYWYQRTEISQERSAQIAGLNRKEFMEALAREKVDVFVVDFDDLKRELELG; this is translated from the coding sequence ATGAAAATTTCTTTAGACATACCTAAAGATGCCTTTAAGACTTGTTATTCCTCACCAGAAGAATTTGCTTCCGCTCTCCGAAAAGCAGCTGCTATTTACTGGTATCAACGTACAGAAATTTCCCAAGAAAGATCTGCCCAAATTGCCGGATTAAACCGTAAGGAATTTATGGAGGCACTAGCCCGTGAAAAAGTCGATGTCTTTGTTGTAGATTTCGACGATCTGAAACGGGAGTTAGAACTTGGTTGA
- a CDS encoding papain fold toxin domain-containing protein yields MRPKIRKSLAEFFKIWLFVWIFLLKAFPNTAYAVTTLNKCAVDPVCAEAVGLEIGANVAAPTSAGLGQATIAATSGSTGTANAVVTAVGRVGVVVGAVGGGYAIWHYWSQTNNEQAQNLARFKYCQLHPDIVACGGKGRPTSTAWFPGTITVTQGSDGSYYLYGKWITPECTPSPYYSSELGYFFDPYILDVNFAPVSGCIGQIAFEGDPTLWKNWSQNLRDEAVRLLEPSDWQNLVSSMPQGGLLDPGDTLDANKIVIPGQETDDPNTPEDDRPLRIVPGIYTMPGNPDFDRDSIPDTTDPDDDNDGVPDASDLDPHNSNVPSPPTSASGGSGSGDSGGSGDPGDFGDPQAPGEAVTPQVLQDISDIVNSFKPNNNLKCVECAQKIEDYLKEKNIRGERVELNTPRLTPYDDNIYDDSLPQGSDAISENGHHRGIEITVNGERKVFDNHHPDGVPTEQWKNNLVFDSKIRLGAIFIEERYRF; encoded by the coding sequence GTGCGTCCCAAAATCAGAAAAAGTTTAGCTGAATTTTTCAAAATTTGGCTTTTTGTTTGGATTTTCTTGCTTAAAGCATTTCCTAATACTGCTTATGCGGTGACTACACTCAATAAGTGCGCCGTTGACCCTGTATGCGCCGAAGCTGTAGGTTTAGAAATAGGTGCAAATGTTGCTGCTCCTACGAGTGCAGGTCTTGGTCAAGCTACAATTGCTGCTACTTCTGGGTCTACTGGCACTGCTAATGCTGTTGTCACAGCTGTTGGTAGAGTTGGTGTTGTTGTGGGTGCAGTTGGTGGTGGATATGCAATTTGGCATTATTGGAGTCAAACTAATAATGAGCAGGCTCAGAATCTAGCTAGATTCAAGTATTGTCAGTTACACCCTGATATTGTTGCTTGTGGTGGAAAAGGTCGTCCTACCTCTACTGCCTGGTTTCCAGGTACAATAACTGTTACTCAAGGATCTGATGGTAGCTATTATCTTTACGGTAAGTGGATAACTCCTGAGTGTACTCCTTCACCCTACTATAGCTCTGAATTAGGATACTTTTTTGACCCTTATATTTTAGATGTTAACTTTGCTCCCGTTTCAGGATGTATTGGTCAAATTGCTTTTGAAGGCGATCCAACATTATGGAAGAATTGGAGCCAGAATTTACGTGATGAAGCAGTTAGATTACTCGAACCTTCTGACTGGCAAAATCTTGTTAGTTCAATGCCACAAGGGGGTTTATTAGATCCTGGAGATACGCTTGATGCGAACAAAATTGTAATTCCGGGACAAGAGACAGACGACCCCAATACTCCAGAAGATGATCGACCTTTAAGGATAGTGCCAGGAATTTATACTATGCCTGGGAATCCTGATTTTGATAGAGATAGCATCCCAGACACAACTGACCCAGATGATGACAATGACGGAGTACCTGATGCTAGTGATTTAGATCCACACAATTCTAATGTTCCATCACCACCAACATCTGCAAGTGGTGGTTCTGGCTCTGGGGATTCAGGAGGTTCTGGAGATCCTGGGGATTTTGGAGATCCACAAGCTCCGGGAGAAGCAGTTACTCCTCAAGTCCTTCAAGACATTAGTGATATTGTAAATAGTTTCAAACCAAATAATAATTTGAAATGTGTTGAATGTGCTCAAAAAATCGAGGATTACTTAAAAGAGAAAAACATTCGTGGAGAACGAGTCGAACTTAATACACCAAGACTAACACCATATGATGATAACATTTATGATGATAGTCTCCCTCAAGGATCTGATGCTATTTCAGAGAATGGTCATCATCGGGGAATTGAGATTACAGTAAATGGAGAAAGAAAGGTTTTTGACAATCATCATCCTGATGGAGTTCCAACAGAACAGTGGAAGAATAATTTAGTATTCGATAGTAAGATACGTTTGGGAGCTATTTTTATTGAAGAAAGATACAGATTTTAA